The Chondrinema litorale nucleotide sequence CTAAAATGTTGCTACAGTCTGGATGCACTGCATACTAGTGCTCATCTGATGACAGCCATTCACCAAAGACAGGGTACTTATCTGGCTCAAGTTAAGGCTAATCAAAAACACCTCCTAGAAGCTTGTAAAGACATCCATCAAACTGAAATGACATTTTGGAGTGAAGACATATTTGAGAAAGGACATGGCCGAATAGAGAGAAGAAAAGGCTATTGCTATCACATAGATCCAAGTTGGTTTGCTAGAGTTTGGAATAACAGCGGAGTAGCTAAACTCATGGTGGTAGAACGAGAACGCACTAATATGAAAACAGGTAATAAAAACGTAGGTACTTACTACTATATCTCTAATAAGAAGGCGACTCATCGTAATTGTAAAGATATTGGAATAGAGTTATTCCAAGCTGTAAGGGCGCACTGGAGTATTGAAGCTGATCATTATATACGGGACAAAATATTTGGAGAAGATTGTATATTTCATTTAGAAACTATCCCACATTTC carries:
- a CDS encoding ISAs1 family transposase; protein product: MDSWFAIDGKRLQAELRGSIDGVAGQKRSENIVRILNHHDSSSKVICYYDGSKSSEKTLVKTYFENQKSLKCCYSLDALHTSAHLMTAIHQRQGTYLAQVKANQKHLLEACKDIHQTEMTFWSEDIFEKGHGRIERRKGYCYHIDPSWFARVWNNSGVAKLMVVERERTNMKTGNKNVGTYYYISNKKATHRNCKDIGIELFQAVRAHWSIEADHYIRDKIFGEDCIFHLETIPHFG